In Bubalus bubalis isolate 160015118507 breed Murrah chromosome 3, NDDB_SH_1, whole genome shotgun sequence, a genomic segment contains:
- the LOC102414386 gene encoding peptide YY isoform X5 → MMSGRRSWPAMATVLLTLLVCLGELVDAYPAKPQAPGEHASPDELNRYYTSLRHYLNLVTRQRFGKRDFSEALLSILLFPDREDPPVKSRPEGDYLW, encoded by the exons ATGATGTCGGGGCGCAGATCCTGGCCCGCCATGGCCACAGTGCTACTGACCCTGCTCGTCTGCCTGGGGGAGCTGGTCGACGCCTACCCCGCCAAACCCCAAGCTCCGGGAGAACACGCCTCGCCAGATGAGCTGAACCGCTACTACACCTCGCTGCGCCACTACCTCAACCTGGTCACTCGGCAACG CTTTGGGAAACGCGACTTTTCAGAAGCTCTTCTCTCCATACTGCTCTTTCCAGATCGCGAGGACCCGCCGGTCAAGTCGCG GCCAGAAGGAGACTACCTGTGGTGA